The genomic window aaattCATTGCTTTTCATAAACCAAGAATAATCCAGACCAATTTATATGAATGCTAATTGAATTTGTAACGCTTCTTGTCTTTTAATCACCTCCCCTGCAAAGGAGTCAATACAGAAGGATAAATGAACGTTGTTGAATAACGAAATTTTGATAAATAATCTTAGAAGTTTTCCACAGAATTTACATTACACCCACTAAATTTCTTGTTGCCCCTGAAAGAAACAATTTATTTCGTGGCAATTTAAGAGAAAACGATGTCCTTATACTATGCTTTTTCAAATAATCAGAATTTTTCAGCAGCAACAAGGAGTGTATGGCTTCGTTATTTTGTCCAAACTCCAAAGGCAAAGCAAAAACATTGGTAAATAGCAAATACTACTGATTATCCTTATCCCCTAAATGATTAGTCTAAAAATGAATTATCCTTCTAAGGAGAAAGTAAATAACTAGACAACACATCTTACCCtccccaaaaaaagaaaaaaaaatcgtgCTGAAATATAATAAGATTAGTTTCATGTGATAAAATTTTTCAAACCttaaatttttattgatattttaaaaaattagccaAAATTCTCATATTGTCCCTATTTGTTAGCTTCTACCTCATGGACACCGAGAACATTTTTTTCCCTATATCTCACTTTCAAAAAAGCCTCCATCACCACCAGCTTGAGCTAGGAGACactggtagcgtttgttttgaggtattgagacagagactgagaaactgagactcagtatcatgtttattGGTTTAGAGATTGGTACTAAAGTTTCTGTTTCTATCCCTAAAATTTCagagtacctccaaaaagtagggacataggagactaaaatttttagagatgaaaACTGAAACttcaataacattttatacctaaaatatcttcatttcaattaattaatttcaattaaattagagtttcatttttatttcaatttctgtctcccactttgcaccaaacagaatactgaaatttatttcaatctctgtctcttagtctctgtttCTCAGTCTCAGTCCTTCCGTCTCTGTCATCGCTATAGTGGAGAAGGTAGCCTTTGATGCTTCGTGCGCTTGTCCTTCATCATAATTTGCTTGCTATCATTATTATGAGTGAACACCCAAATCCAGAGTCTTACAATAATCACATTTGCGTTTAtagataaaaaataacaaaaaaaaatgaaactttCAAAAAAACTAAACAGATAAACTAAGATAATCATAAACCCATTGGATCACAGTTAAACCAAGATAATCATAAAGAAAATTACAAGGCAAACAATCATAGTAAAATGTGCAAACTtatattaaagcataggaaaaGATTTAGTGAGTTTACTATGGTAATTAATGGATTACCAAAGGTGCTAATGTGAAAAACGGATTGTACTGTCATAAAAACAAGTAATAAGGGTGCCTCCATAATTGTGACATTTGATTCTAGCACAACCTAAATAAGTAGTTGCAGGCCATATAATGTGACCGTAAACAATACAATTAAGGGTACCATCAATGCAAGAGTTAGATTTATAGTCATAATTTGTTTTGTGTTTTAGCCACTCAGCCACAGCTTCTACACCTGACACAGATCCTGGATGATATGCTGAATTTTGGCCATATTTATTACCAACAAAAGTCGCATCATGAAATCCTTTCTTGCAGTCCGAAATGTGTTTCTTCACGAATTTGCGAGCATGCAATGTAAGCTGCAAGTCCCACTTCAGTGGCTTAACCCCAACTTCTGCACGTGCATCATTGTGAGCTTTAACATAGTCTTTTGGAAGATTTTGTGCCATTAAAAACAATGGAACTATACTTATAAAACTTATTATCACAACCCAAATCTTCAGCGGCATTTCCATGatctatttttctaaaataatttcttTGATGATTGCAAATATTAAATACTAATACTATTCAGTATTctgtatatatataaaacatgGTTGTAACTAGGTGCacttaaatatatacatatagatTTATAAGACGATTGAGAAGCcaacaataaataaaagtaataataataagaatgttTTTATTTAACCTATAgtgttaaattgatttttttttatttcttcttttagtgTTGTTACTTCATTGAAATGAATGGCTAAAATTTTTCtacaaaatccaaaaattgactcCATGCAATATATACAAAAAATACATATAGTAAcataatattaattattagaccAATGGAATAATGATCGAGCCAAGAGCCTGTTCAAGTAATACTAATGACAACATTCGTTGCTCTAATAATTAATACTATATTCATTTTACTTGTTACTAACTTCTTTAACTCCAATAATAATTTGGATATAAGAAACAATACACATTATTCAACTATTCAAGTACATCAAATGTCATATGCGGTATTTTATTAATAGAAGTTGTTAATTTTTTCCAAAAGGCGTGGGATCTGCATTCACCATAATTTTCAGAATCGAATTGATAATTAATCCGATCATACAATCAAATTATTAGATTATTGATTTAATTGATAAATTATTGATATGGTTCGCTTAATNNNNNNNNNNNNNNNNNNNNNNNNNNNNNNNNNNNNNNNNNNNNNNNNNNNNNNNNNNNNNNNNNNNNNNNNNNNNNNNNNNNNNNNNNNNNNNNNNNNNNNNNNNNNNNNNNNNNNNNNNNNNNNNNNNNNNNNNNNNNNNNNNNNNNNNNNNNNNNNNNNNNNNNNNNNNNNNNNNNNNNNNNNNNNNNNNNNNNNNNNNNNNNNNNNNNNNNNNNNNNNNNNNNNNNNNNNNNNNNNNNNNNNNNNNNNNNNNNNNNNNNNNNNNNNNNNNNNNNNNNNNNNNNNNNNNNNNNNNNNNNNNNNNNNNNNNNNNNNNNNNNNNNNNNNNNNNNNNNNNNNNNNNNNNNNNNNNNNNNNNNNNNNNNNNNNNNNNNNNNNNNNNNNNNNNNNNNNNNNNNNNNNNNNNNNNNNNNNNNNNNNNNNNNNNNNNNNNNNNNNNNNNNNNNNNNNNNNNNNNNNNNNNNNNNNNNNNNNNNNNNNNNNNNNNNNNNNNNNNNNNNNNNNNNNNNNNNNNNNNNNNNNNNNNNNNNNNNNNNNNNNNNNNNNNNNNNNNNNNNNNttcttttagtaaaaaaaaataattatatataacaattttcagcaacaaaaaaaattaactaaatgaTTATTTCAAGACAGCAACAAATATAGTGATAATTGGTAATATATTCAACTTAGTGATAATTTttaacaacaaaaattttaactAAATAATTATTTAGCAAAATTGAATTACAACCACAAATTGAAACAGAAAAAATAGACAAATTTGTTAGAACTCATCAAATCGGAtaccaacttttttttttaaccgAAGATATGaagactcgaactcgcaacctcttaattgagtatgggaagactatgtTATTTGAACTATTGCTTCTTGATGATATGTACTTTAAATGTTTGTGATACGAAGAGTTTAAatatattttagaaattattagtttatatttttagaatgttcaatttaatttgatatattttaattttatttatttatttacaagaTTAGATTTTGTGTTTATAAGCTTAGGATTTTCTTTTTTTaacctaataaaaaataaaaaaattataaatacttCATAAACCATTGTAATCTCAGTATTGAATGAGTAGAGGCACCAAAGCAAATATGGACAAACATAAAAGTTGGATTTAAACACCACACACTAGACAAATATTTAACTATAGAGTGAACATGGTAAAAAATGTATTTACCGCAAAAGAAATGCTAATCCTCAGTCAACACTCTAATCAAAACGTAACCATCTGTAGCCACTACAACGGTAGTCACCAGAGAATCATCCTTTTCACATATATCCACATGAACCCATCAATTTTCATGAAAGATATTCTTAAATCATCTAATTCCTTTGGCATCCACCATGAGTGCTACTCCAAGGTTCACCACAAGCATAGCAAAACTGGAATCGGCACCTGCAAGCAAGAAAACAAACAACCAACACTTAAACAAAGCAAAATGAAGCTCCTAATAATGATAAGTTAACCAAGAAGAAAACAAACCTGCATGTAATATGCAAGCACCCTTCAGTCTTCTCCACATAGAACTTGCATCTGGGACACCTATTCCATTTCTTTTGAGCAGCAAGGTCCCTAAGAAGAAGATCCTCCCTCCCTCTCTCATCCTCATTCAGTGACTGCAACACGTTACACTCAACCCCAGGGTGCCATGGAACACAACACCTGGCACAGAAGAGCCTGTGGCAAAATGGGCACTCAGCTTCCCTGATAATCCCTTCACCGCCCTCATTCTCGTTAAGCAGCATTGCAGAACAGTCCCTAAAGGGGCAATAGAATTTCGGAACCGCAAGAAACAGAGCCTCACAGAGTGCATCGTCCCACCTATCAAGAACCTCTTTTGGGAGCATGGGCCTGCAGGAATCAAGCTCCAACATGCCCTTGCAGTTCAATCCGGGGCAAGGAACAAGCGTTAAGCTCTCTTGGATCTTTGTGGCCACATGCTTGGTGACACAGTCAGAGCAGAAGGAGTGATCACATTTCTTGTTCCTGAACATCTGATCAGTCCCTTTGGTTTCTGCACAAATCTCACATACGATAAGCATTTCGTCGTCATCCAGAAGCTCTATGTACTCGGTTTTGGGGACAACAAAGACTGGTCGTGATGACGAAGGTGTTGATGAAGATGGAAGGCAACGAACGGTTTTTGATGATGATGAGCCTTCGATGGTGCTTTGAGAAGCGATCAAGGAGGACATGATGGTCTCTTGTAACTGCAATTCATCAGCGTACTTGTCATCGGAGATGGGGATGAGGTTACCTTCATCATCAAAGAGAGCTGAGAAGTAGGAGTCTTCAACGCCGTTAACTCCAATGGCTGTTTCTGATCCTGATCCTGATCCTGATTCTTGTTGTGCTGTTGCCATCGGTGAATAgtgagacgaagaagaagaagaagaagagagtgaGAGTGGAGAAGAAGGTGCGACTTGATTGGAACGGAGAAAAAGGTACTTCTGAGTGCCGACTCCTTCGGGAAGGGGTTAAACAAacctaaaattaaatttaatgcagaaaaagattcaatttttattttattaaaagtggATAATCCAAAAAACCAAAAGCGATATAACTAAAGGACGAAAAAAGAGACGGAAAAGTTGACTCACAGTTTGAAATGAGAAGGATTCTTCAATTTTGGTGCGACGTTGGTACCAAGCAGAGTATAGTTTCCCCTGTAACTGTAAGGTTAACGACGCCACATCTTTTTGGTCCACTTTTAGTTTCTATTTCTATATTTCTGTATTTTAAATTTGGTAAGGGAAGGTGCCTGAACCCTAATCCTTATTCCTTAGTGCTGTAAAATAACCGAGCGAGATGGATCATGGATGTCTGCCAAAAATACTTGTAGGATCAAGTTAGTGTTTTTGCTTTGTAGCTTGTTAACACtactttagtcaccaaaaaacaaaaaaaggaatTCTTATTTGTGAATAATTTTACTTTCCTATACTGTATATCCCAAACATTTTAATAACTAATCTAACCAAAAGTAAATTGGgacttgttcataccctgacccaataaatagggcccaggatccaagcaaagacgcccaacccaaagggttggccctccatccagtaccagccttcatcccagaagtcggtactgaacacgacctgttccaaagaagtcggatacgagggttagctggcagataacactcattcgaatgagtaattGCCCCTAGAAGCCCTCTAACCACTTCCACAAGTcatatcttaacttccctaagataaagggacggttaacaccctaaaaaagtggctctactccaacggtggttattggttcaccactataaatacactgacacttctcaggtatctctaggttccaatactctctaacctgctctcactcttgctaacttaggcatcggagtgtctttgcaggtaccaccccccattctttcacacgtacaagtcggacggaggaacaccgagtaacAGATCCACTCGAAAGCCACCTTCTTcacacgtttgggccaaccaacgccatccggcccattaatctccggttacccaccgtaacattggcgccgttgccggggacccgagagatcaaccagtgatagcggatagatcccctgaagagggtcatgtggagacagattccgaacaagagaatTTGAACACTGGAAACAATGAGGCAGATCAGACCCTCcaccaggaagccaatgatcaacatagggaaggcacctccggaatcaaaaatccgaaggtgaactcctcggaggggcgcgaatcagaaaaagaaggaccTTCCCACACTAGTGAGCTTATGGGATTAATCCATAGCCGCCTCGAGCAGCTAGAACAGGAGCGGGAACGACAAAAGGAAGctgaaaagaacctaaaagaggagatggagcgacgaaaagagttagaaagaaaactcttaaagttagaatcctccctcaaaggtcggaatTCCCACGGCGATAGAGAAGATTCTCCCTTAGGAGAGAAAGATCCGtttagcgaggacataatgagagcaaaagttccgagaaactttagaagccccgatatggacctctacgatggaaccaccgatccaaagcatcatctgagcaactttaaaagtcggatgtatctgaccgacgcttctgacgctacgcgatgcaaagcttttccgacaaccttgtcaaaagcagcgatgaagtggttcgacagcctccctctgaggtcaattaccagttttgaagacctctcaagaaagttcttgatgaggttctccatccagaaggacaaagtaaagcatgcaccaagtctcctgggaataaaacaggaggtcggggagtccttacgggcctatatggaaaggttcaacaaagcatgtttggagattcaagacctgcccaccgaagcagtcatcatggggctagtcaatggtcttagagaaggtcccttctcacagtccatatcaaaaagacaccccgcctccttaaatgatgtacaggaaagagccgaaaagtacatcaatatggaagaaaccACTAGGCTAAGAGACCCGAGTTTGCGACCCGGGCACCCTCcctcaacgaaagagagggagagggaagtgaagaagaaggaagaacctggcctcgataggccaagaaaatatcactcttatactccactgaaagttcctgtagtggatgtatacagagaaatttgcaatactGCTCGGTGGAGCAAGGATTAAAGAAGAGCTGCGACCACGACCCggaggaaaaaccgaggagattcaggtcggcgaagaggaaggaaaaaatactcacataggagccaacctaagGGAAACCCTAAGACAAGGGTTGACCAAGCTTCTAAGAGATaattccgatctcttcgcctggaaggcctccgacatgcctgggatagaccccgagctcatgtcccacaagcttTCGGTCTACTCGGGATCTCTGCCTGTACAACAacgaagacgcaagctcggcccagagcgaGCTCTAATAGTAGAGGAGCAAGTACAAGCGCTCCTAGAAGCCggtttcatcagagaagtcaaatatccaacatggctagccaacgtagtgctagtcaaaaaacaaaatggtaaatggagaatgtgcgtcgactataccgacttaaataaggcatgtcccaatgACCCTTATCCACTTCCAAGCATTGATGccctagtagactctagctcggggtatcaatacttgtcgttcatggacgcctactcaggatataaccaaatcccgatgtatgaaccagaccaggaaaaaacatcattcatcacgcccagagccaacttttgctacgtggtcatgccatttggattgaaaaatgcaggggccacatatcagaggctgatgaataaggtgttttccCCTCACTTAGGGAACTTAATGGAAGCATACGTCGACGATATGTTGGTAAAGATCAAGAAGGAAGTCGACCTCTTGTCTGACCTCTCacaagtctttgacaccataaggttgcacgggatgagactaaatcttgcaaagtgcgccttcgcagtggaggcaggaaaatttctaggattcatgctaacacaaagagggatcgaagccaatcccgacaagtgtagagctatcctagagatgaaaagcccgacttgtttgaNNNNNNNNNNNNNNNNNNNNNNNNNNNNNNNNNNNNNNNNNNNNNNNNNNNNNNNNNNNNNNNNNNNNNNNNNNNNNNNNNNNNNNNNNNNNNNNNNNNNNNNNNNNNNNNNNNNNNNNNNNNNNNNNNNNNNNNNNNNNNNNNNNNNNNNNNNNNNNNNNNNNNNNNNNNNNNNNNNNNNNNNNNNNNNNNNNNNNNNNNNNNNNNNNNNNNNNNNNNNNNNNNNNNNNNNNNNNNNNNNNNNNNNNNNNNNNNNNNNNNNNNNNNNNNNNNNNNNNNNNNNNNNNNNNNNNNNNNNNNNNNNNN from Arachis ipaensis cultivar K30076 chromosome B09, Araip1.1, whole genome shotgun sequence includes these protein-coding regions:
- the LOC107616120 gene encoding pathogenesis-related protein 1-like, with protein sequence MEMPLKIWVVIISFISIVPLFLMAQNLPKDYVKAHNDARAEVGVKPLKWDLQLTLHARKFVKKHISDCKKGFHDATFVGNKYGQNSAYHPGSVSGVEAVAEWLKHKTNYDYKSNSCIDGTLNCIVYGHIIWPATTYLGCARIKCHNYGGTLITCFYDSTIRFSH
- the LOC107619055 gene encoding probable E3 ubiquitin-protein ligase RNF144A; translation: MATAQQESGSGSGSETAIGVNGVEDSYFSALFDDEGNLIPISDDKYADELQLQETIMSSLIASQSTIEGSSSSKTVRCLPSSSTPSSSRPVFVVPKTEYIELLDDDEMLIVCEICAETKGTDQMFRNKKCDHSFCSDCVTKHVATKIQESLTLVPCPGLNCKGMLELDSCRPMLPKEVLDRWDDALCEALFLAVPKFYCPFRDCSAMLLNENEGGEGIIREAECPFCHRLFCARCCVPWHPGVECNVLQSLNEDERGREDLLLRDLAAQKKWNRCPRCKFYVEKTEGCLHITCRCRFQFCYACGEPWSSTHGGCQRN